One region of Streptomyces sp. NBC_00442 genomic DNA includes:
- a CDS encoding 3-hydroxyacyl-CoA dehydrogenase family protein: protein MDIPLNTVAVVGLGTMGTGIAEVLARAGREVIGIDISERAGRQAVASLEAATARAVSRERITAQERGDILARFRTFTDLQAAAEADLVIEVVPETYELKHQVFHALDSIVAPTTILATGTNALSVTRLAADSAHPERVIGLHFFNPAPAMKLVEIVSSVLTAPPAVDAVTALALDLGKEPVAVGDRPGFVADGLLFGYLNQAAAMYESKYASREDIDAAMKLGCGLPMGPLELLDLIGIDTARTVLEAMYASSQDRLHAPAPILGHLAEAGLTGRKRGRGFYTYEGEGSAVVVADAQTPDTIAGGGGGREIRSVGVAGSGTMASGIAEVFAKAGYHVVLAARSLEKAETAKSRIGTSLSRSVDKGRLTAEAREETLNRITAAGALEAFADVDLAVEAVAEDLEVKQQLFSTLDKICKPGAVLATTTSSLPVVACARATSRPQDVIGMHFFNPAPAMKLVEVVRTVLTSDEVHATVREVTAKIRKHPVDCGDRAGFIVNALLFPYLNNAIKMVQEHYATLDDIDAAMKLGGGYPMGPFELLDVVGLDVSLAIEKVLHAEFRDPGLAPAPLLEHLVAAGCLGRKTGRGFREYARR from the coding sequence ATGGACATCCCCCTGAACACTGTCGCCGTGGTCGGTCTCGGCACCATGGGCACCGGCATCGCCGAGGTCCTGGCCCGCGCCGGGCGCGAGGTCATCGGCATCGACATCAGTGAGCGCGCCGGCCGCCAGGCCGTGGCCTCCCTCGAAGCCGCCACGGCCCGCGCGGTGTCCCGCGAGCGGATCACCGCGCAGGAGCGGGGCGACATCCTCGCCCGGTTCCGTACCTTCACCGACCTCCAGGCCGCGGCCGAGGCCGATCTCGTCATCGAGGTCGTGCCCGAGACCTACGAGCTCAAGCACCAGGTCTTCCACGCCCTCGACTCCATCGTCGCGCCCACCACCATCCTGGCGACCGGCACCAACGCCCTCTCGGTGACCCGGCTCGCCGCCGATTCCGCGCACCCCGAGCGCGTCATCGGCCTGCACTTCTTCAACCCGGCGCCCGCCATGAAGCTCGTCGAGATCGTCTCGTCGGTGCTGACCGCGCCGCCGGCCGTCGACGCGGTCACCGCGCTCGCCCTCGACCTCGGCAAGGAGCCCGTCGCGGTGGGCGACCGTCCCGGCTTCGTCGCCGACGGGCTGCTCTTCGGCTACCTCAACCAGGCCGCCGCGATGTACGAGTCCAAGTACGCGTCGCGCGAGGACATCGACGCCGCGATGAAGCTGGGCTGCGGGCTTCCGATGGGCCCGCTCGAACTGCTCGACCTGATCGGCATCGACACCGCGCGGACCGTCCTGGAGGCGATGTACGCCTCCTCCCAGGACCGGCTGCATGCGCCCGCCCCCATCCTCGGCCACCTCGCCGAGGCCGGCCTGACCGGCCGCAAGAGGGGCCGCGGCTTCTACACGTACGAGGGTGAGGGCAGCGCGGTCGTGGTGGCCGACGCCCAGACCCCGGACACGATCGCGGGCGGGGGCGGCGGCCGGGAGATCCGCTCGGTCGGCGTGGCCGGCTCGGGCACCATGGCCTCCGGCATCGCCGAGGTCTTCGCCAAGGCCGGGTACCACGTGGTGCTCGCGGCCCGCAGCCTGGAGAAGGCCGAGACCGCCAAGTCCCGTATCGGCACGTCGCTTTCGCGCTCCGTCGACAAGGGCCGGCTCACCGCCGAGGCGCGCGAGGAGACCCTGAACCGCATCACGGCCGCGGGCGCCCTGGAGGCCTTCGCCGACGTCGACCTCGCCGTCGAGGCGGTCGCCGAGGACCTGGAGGTCAAGCAGCAGCTCTTCTCGACGCTCGACAAGATCTGCAAGCCGGGTGCGGTGCTCGCCACCACCACCTCCTCCCTGCCCGTCGTCGCCTGTGCCCGCGCCACCTCTCGTCCCCAGGACGTCATCGGGATGCACTTCTTCAACCCGGCGCCCGCGATGAAGCTCGTCGAGGTGGTCCGCACGGTGCTCACGTCCGACGAGGTGCACGCCACCGTCCGCGAGGTCACCGCGAAGATCCGCAAGCACCCGGTGGACTGCGGCGACCGCGCCGGGTTCATCGTCAACGCGCTGCTCTTCCCGTACCTCAACAACGCGATCAAGATGGTGCAGGAGCACTACGCGACCCTGGACGACATCGACGCCGCGATGAAGCTGGGCGGCGGTTACCCGATGGGCCCCTTCGAACTGCTCGACGTGGTGGGCCTCGACGTCTCGCTCGCCATCGAGAAGGTGCTGCACGCCGAGTTCCGCGACCCGGGCCTCGCCCCGGCGCCGCTCCTCGAACACCTCGTCGCGGCCGGCTGCCTGGGCCGCAAGACGGGCCGGGGATTCCGCGAGTATGCCCGGCGCTGA
- a CDS encoding TetR family transcriptional regulator → MQYVRSMPQPVRSTRTNAVPDAPESAAGSRAAAQRLKMRRELATAAMDLFSAKGYEATTVDEIAARAGVARRTFFRHFRSKEEAIFPDHDDTLVRAEAVLNAAPPHEHPLDTVCRGIKEVMKMYAGSPTVSVARYKLTREVPTLREAEIASVARYERLFTRYLLGHFDEHDHQPGNDDPLLAEVAASAVVTAHNHVLRRWLRAGGQGDVESQLDHAFAIVRETFGSGIGAGRTSKPRPAATVSAGDEVLVAVARTDAPLDEIMQTIKQALKTT, encoded by the coding sequence ATGCAGTACGTTCGGTCCATGCCCCAGCCAGTCAGGTCCACCCGTACGAACGCCGTGCCCGATGCCCCGGAGAGCGCCGCGGGCAGCAGGGCGGCGGCCCAGCGGCTCAAGATGCGCCGTGAACTGGCGACCGCGGCGATGGACCTGTTCTCCGCGAAGGGGTACGAGGCCACCACGGTGGACGAGATCGCCGCGCGGGCCGGAGTCGCCCGGCGGACCTTCTTCCGCCACTTCCGCTCCAAGGAAGAGGCGATCTTCCCCGACCACGACGACACCCTGGTACGGGCCGAGGCGGTCCTGAACGCCGCGCCCCCGCACGAGCATCCGCTGGACACCGTGTGCCGGGGCATCAAAGAGGTCATGAAGATGTACGCGGGTTCCCCCACGGTGTCCGTGGCCCGCTACAAACTGACCCGTGAGGTGCCCACGCTGCGCGAGGCGGAGATCGCCTCGGTCGCCCGCTACGAGCGCCTCTTCACCCGCTATCTGCTCGGTCACTTCGACGAGCACGACCACCAGCCGGGCAATGACGACCCGCTGCTCGCGGAGGTCGCGGCCTCCGCGGTCGTCACCGCCCACAACCACGTGCTGCGCCGCTGGCTGCGGGCCGGCGGCCAGGGTGACGTGGAGAGCCAGCTCGACCACGCCTTCGCGATCGTGCGGGAGACCTTCGGCTCCGGCATAGGAGCGGGCCGCACCAGCAAGCCGAGGCCGGCCGCCACCGTTTCGGCCGGCGACGAGGTGCTGGTCGCGGTGGCCCGCACGGACGCGCCGCTCGACGAGATCATGCAGACCATCAAGCAGGCGCTCAAGACGACGTAG
- the ccrA gene encoding crotonyl-CoA carboxylase/reductase, translated as MKEILDAIQSPESTSADFAALPLPDSYRAITVHKDEAEMFAGLTTRDKDPRKSIHLDEVPIPELGPGEALVAVMASSVNYNSVWTSIFEPVSTFSFLERYGRLSDLTKRHDLPYHIIGSDLAGVVLRTGPGVNAWQPGDEVVAHCLSVELESSDGHNDTMLDPEQRIWGFETNFGGLAEIALVKSNQLMPKPRHLSWEEAAAPGLVNSTAYRQLVSRNGAGMKQGDNVLIWGASGGLGSYATQFALAGGANPICVVSSPEKADICRAMGAEAVIDRNAEGYKFWKDEQTQDPKEWKRFGKRIREFTGGEDIDIVFEHPGRETFGASVYVTRKGGTITTCASTSGYMHEYDNRYLWMSLKRIIGSHFANYREAWEANRLVAKGKIHPTLSKVYSLEDTGQAAYDVHRNRHQGKVGVLALSPREGLGVSDPELREKHLDAINRFRNV; from the coding sequence GTGAAGGAAATCCTGGACGCGATCCAGTCGCCGGAGTCCACCTCCGCCGACTTCGCCGCTCTGCCGCTCCCCGACTCCTACCGCGCGATCACCGTGCACAAGGACGAGGCGGAGATGTTCGCCGGGCTCACCACCCGCGACAAGGACCCCCGCAAGTCGATCCACCTGGACGAGGTGCCGATCCCCGAGCTCGGTCCGGGTGAGGCCCTGGTGGCCGTGATGGCCTCCTCGGTCAACTACAACTCGGTCTGGACCTCGATCTTCGAGCCGGTGTCGACCTTCAGCTTCCTGGAGCGCTACGGCCGGCTCAGCGATCTCACCAAGCGCCACGACCTGCCGTACCACATCATCGGCTCCGACCTCGCGGGCGTCGTGCTGCGCACCGGCCCCGGCGTCAACGCCTGGCAGCCGGGCGACGAGGTCGTCGCGCACTGCCTGAGCGTCGAGCTGGAGAGCTCCGACGGCCACAACGACACCATGCTCGACCCGGAGCAGCGCATCTGGGGCTTCGAGACCAACTTCGGCGGCCTCGCCGAGATCGCCCTCGTCAAGTCCAACCAACTCATGCCCAAGCCACGGCACTTGAGCTGGGAGGAGGCGGCGGCGCCCGGTCTGGTCAACTCGACCGCGTACCGCCAGCTGGTCTCCCGCAACGGCGCCGGCATGAAGCAGGGCGACAACGTCCTGATCTGGGGCGCCTCCGGCGGACTCGGCTCGTACGCCACGCAGTTCGCGCTCGCGGGCGGCGCCAACCCGATCTGTGTCGTCTCCAGCCCCGAGAAGGCCGACATCTGCCGCGCCATGGGCGCGGAGGCGGTCATCGACCGCAACGCCGAGGGCTACAAGTTCTGGAAGGACGAGCAGACCCAGGACCCCAAGGAGTGGAAGCGCTTCGGCAAGCGCATCCGCGAGTTCACCGGCGGCGAGGACATCGACATCGTCTTCGAGCACCCCGGCCGCGAGACCTTCGGCGCCTCGGTCTACGTCACGCGCAAGGGCGGCACCATCACCACCTGCGCCTCGACCTCGGGCTACATGCACGAGTACGACAACCGCTACCTGTGGATGTCCCTGAAGCGCATCATCGGTTCGCACTTCGCCAACTACCGCGAGGCGTGGGAGGCCAACCGGCTGGTCGCCAAGGGCAAGATCCACCCGACGCTCTCCAAGGTGTACTCCCTGGAGGACACCGGGCAGGCCGCCTACGACGTGCACCGCAACCGGCACCAGGGCAAGGTCGGCGTGCTCGCGCTCTCGCCCCGCGAGGGCCTCGGCGTCAGCGACCCCGAGCTGCGCGAGAAGCACCTCGACGCCATCAACCGCTTCCGCAACGTCTGA
- a CDS encoding protein meaA: MTERQKDRPWLMRTYAGHSTAEASNELYRNNLAKGQTGLSVAFDLPTQTGYDPDHILARGEVGRVGVPVSHLGDMRRLFQDIPLEQMNTSMTINATAMWLLAMYQVVAEEQGADITKLQGTTQNDIVKEYLSRGTHVFPPGPSLRLTTDMICYTVNNIPKWNPINICSYHLQEAGATPVQEIAYAMSTAIAVLDSVFASGQIPEDRKGDVVARISFFVNAGVRFIEEMCKMRAFGRIWDKITRERYGIEDAKQRRFRYGVQVNSLGLTEAQPENNVQRIVLEMLAVTLSKDARARAVQLPAWNEALGLPRPWDQQWSLRIQQVLAHESDLLEYEDIFEGSHVIEAKVDSLVQECLAEIDRIQEMGGALAAVESGYLKSQLVSSHAERRARIEGGEEKIVGVNCYEATEPSPLTADLDGAIMTVDPAVEARVVASLKNWRDTRYQPPFNHPRPCKALEKLKAAAEGTGNLMEATLECVRSGVTTGEWSEALREVFGEFRAPTGVSSAPVAVTAEAGTPMAVVREKVARTASDLGSGRLRLLVGKPGLDGHSNGAEQIAVRARDAGFEVVYQGIRLTPEQIVSAALAEDVHCVGLSILSGSHAELVPDVLVRLREAGAGDIPVIAGGIIPPADAEALRTAGVAAVFTPKDFGITEIIGRIVDEIRKANKLDPLEVPA, encoded by the coding sequence ATGACAGAGCGTCAGAAGGATCGGCCGTGGCTCATGCGGACGTATGCCGGTCACTCGACCGCCGAGGCGTCCAACGAGCTCTACCGCAACAACCTGGCCAAGGGTCAGACGGGTCTGTCGGTCGCGTTCGACCTTCCGACGCAGACCGGATACGACCCCGACCACATCCTCGCCCGCGGCGAGGTGGGCCGGGTCGGGGTCCCGGTCTCCCACCTCGGTGACATGAGGCGCCTGTTCCAGGACATCCCCCTGGAGCAGATGAACACCTCCATGACGATCAACGCCACCGCGATGTGGCTGCTCGCCATGTACCAGGTGGTCGCCGAGGAGCAGGGCGCGGACATCACCAAGCTCCAGGGCACCACCCAGAACGACATCGTGAAGGAGTACCTCTCGCGCGGGACGCACGTCTTCCCGCCGGGTCCTTCGCTGCGCCTGACGACGGACATGATCTGCTACACCGTCAACAACATCCCCAAGTGGAACCCGATCAACATCTGCAGCTACCACCTGCAGGAGGCGGGAGCCACCCCGGTCCAGGAGATCGCGTACGCGATGTCCACCGCGATCGCCGTCCTCGACTCGGTCTTCGCGTCGGGGCAGATCCCCGAGGACCGCAAGGGCGACGTGGTGGCCCGCATCTCCTTCTTCGTGAACGCGGGCGTGCGCTTCATCGAGGAGATGTGCAAGATGCGCGCCTTCGGCCGCATCTGGGACAAGATCACGCGGGAGCGGTACGGGATCGAGGACGCCAAGCAGCGGCGCTTCCGCTACGGCGTCCAGGTCAACTCGCTGGGCCTGACCGAGGCCCAGCCGGAGAACAACGTCCAGCGGATCGTGCTCGAAATGCTGGCCGTGACCCTGTCGAAGGACGCCCGCGCCCGCGCCGTCCAACTCCCCGCCTGGAACGAGGCGTTGGGGCTTCCGCGGCCCTGGGACCAGCAGTGGTCGCTGCGCATCCAGCAGGTTCTGGCGCACGAGAGCGACCTGTTGGAGTACGAGGACATCTTCGAGGGCTCGCACGTCATCGAGGCCAAGGTGGACTCGCTGGTCCAGGAGTGTCTGGCCGAGATCGACCGGATCCAGGAGATGGGCGGGGCGCTGGCCGCCGTCGAGTCGGGCTACCTCAAGTCGCAGCTCGTCTCCTCGCACGCCGAGCGGCGGGCCCGTATCGAGGGCGGCGAGGAGAAGATCGTCGGCGTCAACTGCTACGAGGCGACCGAGCCGAGCCCGCTCACCGCCGACCTGGACGGCGCGATCATGACGGTCGACCCGGCCGTCGAGGCCCGCGTCGTCGCCTCGCTCAAGAACTGGCGCGACACCCGCTACCAGCCGCCCTTCAACCACCCGCGGCCCTGCAAGGCCCTGGAGAAGCTGAAGGCGGCCGCCGAGGGCACCGGCAACCTCATGGAGGCCACCTTGGAGTGCGTGCGCTCCGGCGTCACCACCGGCGAGTGGTCCGAGGCGCTGCGCGAGGTGTTCGGCGAGTTCCGGGCGCCCACGGGCGTGTCGTCGGCGCCGGTCGCCGTCACCGCCGAGGCGGGCACTCCGATGGCCGTGGTTCGTGAGAAGGTCGCGCGGACCGCCTCGGACCTGGGCTCGGGCCGGCTGCGTCTCCTGGTCGGCAAGCCGGGCCTGGACGGGCACTCCAACGGGGCCGAGCAGATCGCGGTGCGTGCGCGGGACGCCGGCTTCGAGGTGGTCTACCAGGGCATCCGGCTGACTCCGGAACAGATCGTGAGCGCCGCCCTCGCCGAGGACGTGCACTGTGTCGGCCTGTCCATCCTGTCCGGCTCGCACGCCGAACTCGTGCCGGACGTCCTGGTGCGTCTGCGCGAGGCGGGCGCGGGCGACATCCCGGTGATCGCCGGAGGGATCATTCCGCCCGCGGACGCCGAAGCATTGCGCACGGCGGGCGTGGCCGCCGTCTTCACACCCAAGGACTTCGGTATCACGGAGATCATCGGCCGTATCGTCGACGAGATCCGGAAAGCGAACAAGCTCGACCCGTTGGAGGTCCCCGCATGA
- a CDS encoding HpcH/HpaI aldolase/citrate lyase family protein produces the protein MSSHPSPTATLPGGPSSSLTPVNRLRPRRSCLAVPGSNPRFLEKAQGLPADQVFLDLEDACAPLAKPEARHTIVKFLNEGDWTGKTRVVRVNDWTTEWTYRDVVTVVEGAGQNLDCIMLPKVQSADQVVALDLLLTQIEKTMGFEVGKIGIEAQIENARGLNNVNAIAEASPRTETIIFGPADFMASINMKSLVVGEQPPGYGADAYHYILMKILMAARANDLQAIDGPYLQIRNVDGYRDVAKRAAALGFDGKWVLHPGQVEASNEIFSPSQEDFDHAEMILDAYEWCTSEAGGKKGSAMLGDEMIDEASRKMALVISGKGRAAGMKRTTTFEAPEA, from the coding sequence ATGAGCTCCCACCCGTCTCCCACCGCCACCCTGCCTGGCGGCCCCTCTTCCTCCCTCACCCCGGTCAACCGGCTCCGCCCCCGCCGCTCCTGCCTCGCGGTCCCCGGGTCGAACCCGCGCTTCCTGGAGAAGGCCCAGGGCCTGCCCGCCGACCAGGTCTTCCTCGACCTGGAGGACGCCTGCGCCCCGCTGGCGAAGCCGGAGGCCCGGCACACCATCGTCAAGTTCCTCAACGAGGGCGACTGGACGGGCAAGACACGCGTGGTGCGCGTGAACGACTGGACGACCGAGTGGACGTACCGCGACGTCGTGACCGTCGTCGAGGGCGCGGGCCAGAACCTCGACTGCATCATGCTGCCGAAGGTGCAGAGCGCCGACCAGGTCGTCGCGCTCGACCTGCTGCTCACCCAGATCGAGAAGACGATGGGCTTCGAGGTCGGCAAGATCGGCATCGAGGCGCAGATCGAGAACGCACGCGGCCTGAACAACGTCAACGCGATCGCCGAGGCGTCGCCGCGCACCGAGACGATCATCTTCGGGCCCGCCGATTTCATGGCGTCGATCAACATGAAGTCGCTGGTCGTGGGCGAGCAGCCGCCGGGCTACGGCGCCGACGCCTACCACTACATCCTGATGAAGATCCTCATGGCGGCCCGTGCCAACGACCTCCAGGCGATCGACGGCCCCTACCTCCAGATCCGCAATGTGGACGGCTACCGCGACGTGGCCAAGCGCGCGGCCGCCCTCGGCTTCGACGGCAAGTGGGTGCTGCACCCCGGTCAGGTCGAGGCGTCGAACGAGATCTTCTCGCCGTCGCAGGAGGACTTCGACCACGCCGAGATGATCCTCGACGCCTATGAGTGGTGCACCTCCGAGGCGGGCGGCAAGAAGGGCTCCGCGATGCTCGGCGACGAGATGATCGACGAGGCCAGCCGCAAGATGGCCCTGGTCATCTCCGGCAAGGGCCGGGCCGCAGGCATGAAGCGCACCACGACGTTCGAAGCCCCGGAGGCGTGA
- a CDS encoding MaoC family dehydratase has protein sequence MQFGRTYEEFEVGAVYKHWPGKTVTEYDDHLFCLLTMNHHPLHMDTNYAEKTTDFGKNVVVGNYIYSLLLGMSVPDVSGKAIANLEIESLRHVAPTFHGDTLYGETTVLDKTPSKSKSDRGIVYVETKGYKQDGTLVCVFRRKVMVPTETYIKERGGEQPGRPELVEPAKKTAPTTAQKPVEKSEK, from the coding sequence ATGCAGTTCGGCCGGACCTATGAGGAGTTCGAAGTCGGCGCCGTCTACAAGCACTGGCCCGGAAAGACGGTCACCGAGTACGACGACCACCTCTTCTGTCTGCTCACCATGAACCACCACCCGCTCCACATGGACACCAACTACGCGGAGAAGACGACCGACTTCGGCAAGAACGTCGTCGTGGGCAACTACATCTACTCGCTGCTCCTCGGCATGAGCGTGCCGGACGTCTCCGGCAAGGCGATCGCCAACCTGGAGATCGAGTCGCTCAGGCACGTGGCGCCGACCTTCCACGGCGACACCCTCTACGGCGAGACGACGGTGCTCGACAAGACGCCGTCGAAGTCGAAGTCGGACCGCGGGATCGTCTACGTCGAGACCAAGGGCTACAAGCAGGACGGCACCCTGGTCTGCGTCTTCCGCCGCAAGGTGATGGTGCCGACCGAGACGTACATCAAGGAGCGCGGCGGCGAGCAGCCCGGCCGCCCTGAGCTGGTCGAGCCCGCGAAGAAGACCGCCCCGACGACCGCCCAGAAGCCCGTCGAGAAGTCGGAGAAGTAG
- a CDS encoding acyl-CoA dehydrogenase family protein yields MARLAQTAGLTDVQQEILSTVRDFVDKEIIPVATRLEHKDEYPTQIVEGLKELGLFGLMIPEEYGGLGESLLTYALCVEEIARGWMSVSGIINTHFIVAYMLKQHGTQEQKDTFLPRMALGEVRGAFSMSEPALGSDVSAITSKGVKDGEEYVLNGQKMWLTNGGTSSLVAVLCRSDEGHPEGTAPHKSMTTFLVEKEPGFGEVRPGLTIPGKIDKMGYKGVDTTELIMDGLRIPANRVLGGTTGRGFYQMMDGVEVGRVNVAARGCGVAQRAFELGVSYAQQRHTFGKPIAQHQAIQFKLAEMATKVEAAHAMMVNAARKKDSGERNDLEAGMAKYLASEYCKEVVEDAFRIHGGYGFSKEYEIERLYREAPMLLIGEGTAEIQKMIIGRRLLEEYRFQG; encoded by the coding sequence ATGGCCCGTCTCGCGCAGACCGCCGGTCTGACCGACGTCCAGCAGGAAATCCTGTCCACCGTACGGGACTTCGTCGACAAGGAGATCATTCCGGTCGCGACCCGGCTGGAGCACAAGGACGAGTACCCGACGCAGATCGTCGAGGGGCTCAAGGAGCTGGGCCTGTTCGGCCTGATGATTCCCGAGGAGTACGGCGGCCTCGGGGAGTCGCTGCTCACCTACGCGCTGTGCGTGGAGGAGATAGCGCGTGGCTGGATGTCGGTGTCCGGCATCATCAACACGCACTTCATCGTGGCGTACATGCTCAAGCAGCACGGCACGCAGGAGCAGAAGGACACCTTCCTGCCGCGGATGGCGCTCGGCGAGGTGCGCGGCGCCTTCTCCATGTCGGAGCCGGCGCTCGGCTCGGACGTGTCGGCGATCACGTCCAAGGGCGTCAAGGACGGCGAGGAGTACGTCCTCAATGGCCAGAAGATGTGGCTGACCAACGGCGGAACGTCGTCCCTGGTGGCCGTCCTGTGCCGGAGTGACGAAGGACACCCCGAGGGCACGGCGCCGCACAAGTCGATGACGACGTTCCTGGTCGAGAAGGAGCCCGGCTTCGGCGAGGTCCGGCCCGGCCTGACCATCCCCGGCAAGATCGACAAGATGGGTTACAAGGGCGTCGACACGACCGAACTCATCATGGACGGGCTGCGCATTCCGGCCAATCGCGTCCTCGGCGGGACCACCGGCCGTGGTTTTTACCAAATGATGGACGGCGTCGAGGTCGGCCGGGTCAACGTCGCGGCACGTGGCTGTGGAGTCGCTCAGCGTGCATTTGAGTTGGGTGTCTCCTATGCCCAGCAAAGGCACACTTTCGGAAAGCCGATCGCCCAGCACCAGGCGATTCAGTTCAAGCTCGCCGAAATGGCTACCAAGGTCGAAGCGGCGCATGCGATGATGGTCAACGCAGCACGCAAAAAGGACTCCGGGGAACGAAACGACCTCGAAGCAGGGATGGCGAAGTACCTCGCCTCCGAGTACTGCAAGGAGGTGGTCGAAGACGCGTTCCGCATTCACGGCGGTTACGGCTTCTCCAAGGAGTACGAGATCGAGCGCCTGTACCGCGAGGCGCCGATGCTGCTCATCGGTGAAGGTACCGCCGAGATCCAGAAAATGATCATTGGGCGCCGACTTCTTGAGGAGTACCGGTTCCAGGGTTGA
- a CDS encoding phosphatidylserine decarboxylase produces MPHSQTSAPRDGFLNGRLARGASPWLLPTVATAAISLARSRRSKGAAIVAVPTTALAAGMLWFFRDPEREITQGRVISPADGVVQSIMPWKDGRTRVAIFMSPLNVHVNRAPLAGTVTSVEHIPGGYVPAFNKESENNERVVWHFDTELGDIEMIQIAGAVARRIVPYVPQGTKVEQGERIGLIRFGSRVDIYLPEGVEVAVEVGQATTAGVTRIDRG; encoded by the coding sequence ATGCCCCACAGCCAAACCTCTGCACCACGCGACGGCTTCCTCAACGGACGCCTTGCTCGCGGAGCATCGCCGTGGCTTCTGCCGACCGTCGCCACCGCAGCCATCAGCCTCGCCCGCTCCCGCCGTTCCAAGGGCGCCGCGATCGTGGCCGTGCCCACCACCGCGCTCGCGGCGGGCATGCTGTGGTTCTTCCGCGATCCCGAGCGTGAGATCACGCAGGGGCGGGTCATTTCCCCCGCCGACGGTGTGGTGCAGAGCATCATGCCGTGGAAGGACGGGCGTACCCGCGTCGCGATCTTCATGAGCCCGTTGAACGTCCACGTCAACCGCGCGCCCCTCGCGGGCACGGTGACGTCGGTGGAGCACATCCCCGGTGGCTACGTTCCGGCGTTCAACAAGGAGAGCGAGAACAACGAGCGCGTCGTCTGGCACTTCGACACCGAGCTCGGTGACATCGAGATGATCCAGATCGCCGGCGCCGTCGCGCGCCGCATCGTGCCGTACGTGCCGCAGGGCACCAAGGTCGAGCAGGGTGAGCGCATCGGCCTGATCCGCTTCGGCTCGCGGGTCGACATCTACCTCCCCGAGGGTGTCGAGGTCGCGGTCGAGGTCGGGCAGGCGACCACCGCGGGGGTGACTCGAATTGACCGTGGTTGA
- the pssA gene encoding CDP-diacylglycerol--serine O-phosphatidyltransferase, with translation MTVVDPETQAGWVPEAESDDDVEEMPLSLRLSIADTLTLGNATCGFMAVYFTTTGILIPHLSGSQETGMARHSAATAVILMLLAAIFDLCDGLVARKLRSSPMGAELDNLSDLISFGLAPAYFVLVYGMVADDAHQRVAAVAAITVLLAVVLRLARFSCVTMKDGMFQGMPSPFGALTVVSIVLLELPFVPTLLAVIGVAWLMVSRVEYPKPRGILAVAMLSWIIGAMGLLAAWAFDAPGGQMLLQTGCALQIVLAATIPLFATARRVNTFRDNRREARAAQLP, from the coding sequence TTGACCGTGGTTGATCCCGAGACGCAGGCCGGCTGGGTCCCCGAGGCGGAGTCCGACGACGACGTCGAGGAGATGCCGCTGTCGCTGCGTCTGTCGATAGCGGACACCCTCACCCTCGGTAACGCCACGTGCGGCTTCATGGCGGTGTACTTCACCACCACCGGCATCCTCATCCCGCACCTCTCCGGCAGCCAGGAGACCGGCATGGCGCGGCACTCCGCCGCGACCGCCGTGATCCTGATGCTGCTCGCCGCGATCTTCGACCTCTGTGACGGTCTGGTCGCGCGCAAGCTGCGCAGCTCCCCGATGGGCGCCGAGCTGGACAACCTCTCGGACCTCATCAGCTTCGGGCTCGCCCCGGCCTACTTCGTGCTCGTGTACGGCATGGTCGCGGACGACGCCCACCAGCGGGTGGCGGCGGTGGCGGCGATCACCGTGCTGCTCGCCGTGGTGCTGAGACTCGCGCGCTTCTCGTGCGTGACGATGAAGGACGGCATGTTCCAGGGCATGCCGAGCCCGTTCGGCGCGCTGACGGTCGTCTCGATCGTGCTGCTGGAGCTGCCGTTCGTCCCGACGCTGCTCGCCGTCATAGGAGTCGCCTGGCTGATGGTGAGCCGGGTCGAGTACCCGAAGCCGCGGGGGATCCTCGCGGTGGCGATGCTCAGCTGGATCATCGGGGCGATGGGGCTGCTCGCGGCGTGGGCGTTCGACGCTCCCGGCGGTCAGATGCTGCTCCAGACCGGTTGTGCGCTGCAGATCGTCCTGGCCGCCACGATCCCCCTCTTCGCGACGGCCCGCCGAGTGAACACGTTCCGTGACAATCGGCGCGAGGCGCGGGCGGCGCAGCTGCCGTAG